The genomic stretch ccaccccaccaccaccctccccccatcccccagctggatgacaacgatggtcatcatcgatctcgatggacacaccaccattttttaaaatttttttttagttgttgcacTTTCATAATCATGTTTTTATCGAGAATGCTTTGTGTAAGATTTTGTTCAATGTCGTGCAGTATTTTGatttttgcatgtttatttgaaGCTCTAATTTTGGCGATTTTTGAATAGTTGATGCAGTAGGACTTGTATTTAACTTTAAACATTTCCCAGGCTTCTTGTGAATTTTCGTCTTTATATTTTGAGAAATGTGAATCTATAAATTCGTTTGTTTCTTCCAGAAAACGTTCCTCTGATAGCAACGAGCTATTGAACTTCCAGTATCCTAGGCTTTTTTGAAACCTGTTTGAGCTGAATATTGCTTTCACAAGTTTGTGGTGTGAGTGGGGAAGTAACTCAATGTCTGTTATTTCTGCACGAGTGCTTGGGAGATAGTGTCACAGTAAATATAATCAATTCTCCTTGCTGTGAAAGGAGTAGATCTTATCACTGACCAAGTATATTCTTTGACGTCTGGGTGCCAGTGGATAAATCTACATGTGTCTTCCGAGTCTAGAGAAGATAACATTACCATGAGAGCTATTTTCTCGTGGTGAGTGAAGTTTGCCCGCGATCAGTGTTATCTAGATGGTTTATTGTTGTGTTGAAATCACCCAGTACCCACAAATGGTCGTAGTCTTGCTTTAGCAGTAAGCTGCCCAGGTGGTTTATGAATTCTAATTAATCTACGGTAGAGTTTGGTGCATAGCAGTTAGCAatgatggttattttgttgtcatgcATGACTCTAATTAGTAATGTTCTCTCTGCTGCAAGAATTTAATTCTGCCTGTATCTGCTTAAGTTTGGAAATGAGGATAATGAGTCCATGTCTTCTGTTAGTTCCTGCACTATAGAACTGACACGCTTCCCGACCATTATTTATCGATTTCGTGCatcacagcttcttcttcttcttcttatgcgttcgtgggctgcaactcccacattcactcgtatgcacacgagtgggctcttacgcgtatgaccgtttttaccccgtcatgtaggcagccatactccgttttcgggggtgtgcatgctgggtatgttcttatttccataacttgcccaccgaacgctgacatggattacaggatctttaacgtgagtatttgattttctgcttgcgatcttctgcttgcatatacacacgaaggggggttcaggcactagcaggtctgcacatatattgatctgggagatcgtaaaaatctccacccttcacccaccaggcgccgtcaccgtgattcgaacccgggaccctcagattgacagtccaacgctttaaccactcggctattgcgcccgtcgtgcatCACATTACCTGTTACGTATGTCTCCTGCAAACATGCTATGTCTAACTTTCGTTTTCTGAGGAAGTCAAATAcaacttttttaaatttttttatttatttttttttagcttatTTCTCAGACCTCGCACATTTAAAGTACCAATACATATATCGTGGTTCATAACTGATATGGGGATAACATTTCTTCAAATTTCTGTAGCAGATAACCAAAATCATTAATCATAAATCACAAGTCCATAAAACGAAGCCAAAGGTCGTGAGGGAGAGGTCAGACCAGTGGGGAGAGAACACGTGCTAGGTGTCGGCCCCCTCCTTcatgctgtctgctgtctcttcctctcctcttgctTTGTCCGGGGCCACTACAGTCGGCCGTTTGCTGTCCGGCACTGGCGTTGTGGGAGAttcactcttctctcttttttcctttcttccagcaaggctcgttgttgcggtgtgtgtgtgtgtgcgccggcttCACGGGAATGGCTACTTTCTGACCATCGAGCTCAATGGTACGGAGGGGAAAAAGGGAGGCTGGCCGCGCCGGACTGAACCAGCAGGCTACCATCTTGCTGGACGCTACTGCCTGAAgcgcccgcctctctctctatctctctgagtctctctaatTAAGTTGGCGAATCAGTTGTGGCTGAAAATTACTTTGGTGTTAATGTATATaaacaactggacaagagagagagggagagagaaattggttACTCGGCAGTAAAATGTTAACTGCGACGAAAACTTCAGTACAGGAGGGAGGGCggcaaagagagaaaatgagatgaaggtgatggcacacacacacatacacacacatacacacacttgacacacagagaaaactgttgtgtccatttttttctctctctcttttgtgtgatGTATGCCGGtatttttctctcctgtataatttcaaggtttttttggtttttttttatgtatgagtAAAACCATATGAAACAGGGAAAAATCTGTATTCATTACTGAAGATTACTTATTTATTTgagattattcatttatttatctgcttatctattaattttatttattaatttttgcaAGTTAGTGTTGCGAAGGGAACGCAACTCTGAAATATGAATCTTCTCCGAAGAAATAACAAACGGTGTCTTCACTAAGGCTTACGTGTAAAAATGGCGTCCTGGTTGAAAGAGGCGTGCTGTTTCATCTACTCCTTGGCAGTTTTCCACCTCTTCTTTCAATGTGGAAACGCTTCAGGTTTGAAAAATTAAATGTGTTGCGTTTTTGTAAGAGATGTGTACAATTTGAAGTCATGCCTGACTTTAGTTTGTGCATGTACATGATGCATTATTTAATCGTCTGCACATACTTGTCAGCAAGTGAAGGTTGGAAACCGCCCAGCCCCAACTTTcatttgttcattaaaaaaaaaatgattcggTTTCAGCTTTGTAACTTGCCGGTCTTAATCTGGTTGTAATCTCAGTTTGTCACACGACCAAACCCGGCTTATTTCGAAAGCTTCTTTTTTGCAGTAACTTTCAGTTTGTGTGATTTACCAATGTATTGTGAATATTATTTTATGTGTAGTTTTTCCTTATAAACTCATACTGTTGTAAGCATGTTCAAGTTGGTTGATCACGCCAAAGAAGATGAAGgtgcttttcattttatttgttgggtttttgtttgtttattgctcaGCTTCCACAGTGACATTCATctgattgtattgttgtattactttttgtcaaaatTGAATTCTGTGTGTTAACTTTAAGTGGCTCTTTCCTCTGACTGGAGAGGGTGTCAGCAGTGCAGCGCTACCCATATGTAGTAtatatagtgtatatatatatatatatatatatatatatatatataaagtgaaaGTGTTTACTTTAATGTATTTTCGGACACACTTTAAGTccaacacaggcatacacacttgCTTCCTATTGACATAGCCACATTCTTACTGCACAGTCAAACGCCACTTACTAGACTCGGTGCCGGAGGACTCTCAATGATCGTTATACAGGAATCAGCAGTCCCTTCTCACACATGTCCGTGGGCAAGTGCCTCCCAGTTTGGGTGCTTGGTTTTGCTGTCAGTACCGGTCTGTATGCTGCTCTGCTGTATTCTTCTAGATCTGTAGCAGATGCCTTTTTCCAGTCTGCTCTCGTGGCAGTCAAGTCTTGCCATACTGGAGTGTGTTACTTTCAGCACTGGTAGACCGTTACCCACACAGCTGTTTGCTTTTCTCCAGATTGGCTCAATTCTCTCTCTGGACACTACTTCCAGGTCACAGGTTACTAATGACATAGATTCCATCTGTGTttcactacatatatatatatatatatatatatagtaatataCACATCTGTGTTTcactacatatatgtatatatatatacatacatatatatatatatatatgtatttgttcccccccaccccactcccccttctctccccgctttttgtttttactatcaagatggatttttctgcataattttgtcagggacaacccgtttgttgctgttggtgctttATATGCGCAAAGCATACACTCTTCCTCAGTTATTGTCTCATTTGAAAGGCTACCATCCCTGCTTTGTTGATCTTGTTCTGTCATATGTAATGTTAGCCACACTGAAATTTGGGACAGCACCAGAAATCCACAGCCCTGGAACTGTCACTGcttagattataaaaaaaaaaaaaaaaaaaaaaaaaaaaaaaagaaaaaaaagaagtggtgtTAGGTTTCCGTGAAGCCGCACACCAGAGGAAACTCAGTGCTGCTGCTCAGTCTGTCAAGCACTTATATTTGGCAGAGTTCAATCAGTGGTGTCTAACTGACTTAAAGTTTAGTTTTGTGGTCTCAACCTTTAGGTTTTACAAGAGCTACTCTCAGTCATGTACTGTGACTTTTGATTGCAATCAGACAGCCAGGGAGCAAAAAATCCCAACTAGATTTAAGATCATTTGATGCACAAATGATTTCTCTCCCAATTCATAAACATTTTTTTGCTTTGAAAAATATGTACTTTATGGAACTTTAAAATATCTCCATTCGTTGTCCAAGACATTAGTTTTGGTCATTGTCTCAATATGTATTATTTGTAGTACACACTACatcatgtacacatgtatacatgtggtacatgtgtgtgaaaTTATTGTAATGAaaacccaaaaaatttttttaatatgtatacatgtgtacatgtgtagtaTTATTACAGATCATTTAGAcgatgtctttcttttctgttttcagatTTTGAATATGAGTACGTGACATGTGGGAGCTCACTGAAGATTTTGAATGGCTACAACAATGTGCGCCTTCATTCCCACGACGTCAAGTATGGCAGTGGATCTGGACAACAGGTGAGATCagatattgagaaaaaaaaagggaaaaaaaaggagtaaaatatTCAATGTTttagtcactctctctttcagttgTTGCAAGTCTTCTGGAATTATACACTAAAGCTGTACTTTGTCTCATCTATTTTCTCATGGAGGGTATGTTAGAACATTTGTCTTAATTAGTCTAAGTATGAAAaatataatattgtattgtatagctttTTTTCCACTacagatatctctgtgtatgAAATTTGGATGTTCACTCTTTGTATgtttctatattaaaaaaaacacgtttAGAATGTCGCAAGGATGTGGACTCCGTGAACGTGCAGTGTGTTAATTCCATTTTCAAAGCACCAGGGGCGCATGTTTATGCATTATCAAGAGatttggttctctgtgtgtgtacagtctgTGACTGGAGTGGATTCCTCCGATGATCATAACAGCTACTGGCAAGTTCGCGCCAAGACTGGGGCCTCCTGTGTCAGAGggtaaactgtgtgtgtgcgtgcgcacgtgcatgtgtcattatgtgtgtttcactgtgtgtgtgttactctgtgtgtgtgtgtgtgtgaaccactgtcactgtgtgtgcatgtttatatgtgtgcatgtgtgtaaatactttgaaaattttttttttaacaattgaaTTCTAACCTAGATTGTTGAGATAGCAGAGAAAACCTGTATGATCCTTGGCCAGTTTACGATTTTGATGAATACTAGCCAGTTACcgatcagttaagaaaagaaagctacgatTGTATAGCCATGTTACGAgctccaatggccttgctaaaacaatcccccaaggaactgttgagggagggagacaggaggagaagacagagaaaacaggatggactgacaacagtgcagaatggacaggaaaaccacttgcagagacccaggctttgacactcaaaccgacagacctggaggtgtctggtgaacagttctcttgtgtggcgccccagtgactctttaaCTCATCCAGCCCTGTGCCCTGATTGAGTCAAAATTCGTTTCGTTCCAATGGTCTACACGTTACTGCATATATGCGTAAACCGCAAGCAAAAGGAACTACTACAGTATTTCCCAGCTGTGTCCCCACGTGTCAGTTTGGAGAGAAAGACCCATCAGATTCAGTATATTTGAGTTGATTTGATATGGAaattatatagcacctatccttggttggaAACAAaggtctaagtgctttacaaactcggggtcatttgcacaacaggctgcctacctgggtagagctggctgacagttgccattgggcgttcgttattcgtttcttgtgtcattcaatcagatttcaggcatgcacacatacacactcagacatgtaacatcttacgtgtgtgaccgttttatttatttgccccactatgtaggcagccatagtctgttTGCTGGGGTGTGCATACCGGgtgcgttcttgtttccataacccattgaacggtgacatggattgcaggatttttaacgtgcgtatgttgacctgggagatcggaaaaatctccaccctttacccaccaggtgccattaacagtattcgaacctgggaccctcaggtgGAGAGTCCAAtgcgttaaccactcggctgttacgccTGTCTTTtcgtattttctttgtttttccacatcAGTATGGCAGAGGAAactgccaaggctgtaaactcccccAGCATTGAATGGATTACAACAGGGTCCAGGGGGAAGAAAAAGACTGCAAGAGTGAGGGCTAAAaagcccaaaacaaacaaaaaaacacacacaaaaaacaccacacacacacacaagtatgaaaacacacacaaagaaacaacaccaacaacaacacacacaaaaaaaaccctctaaaaaacaaaatctaaagaacaccacacacacacacacacacacacacaagtatgaaaacacacacaaagaaacaacaccaacaacaacacacacacaacccccccccccccccccctaaaaaacaaaatctaaataaGGATGTGTGTGGTTTCAGGTCACCCATCAAGTGTGGCCAGACGATCCGGCTGATGCACCTGTCGAGCCGGCGAAACCTGCACAGCCACCACTTCCAGTCCCCTCTGTCTCACAACCTGGAGGTGTCCGCCTTCGGAGACGACGGAGAAGGGGATGAGggtaggtagggggaggggtagggggcggggggatgggtggtgtgtggaAGGAAGTTAGAGGGACAGAAACAAGGGAGGGAAGAGATGTTAACAGAAAGCTGTGGGATATTGGTTGTATATATTGCATTTATAAAcagacatacgtgcacacacagagaagagatgtTAATTGAAAGCTGTGGAATATTGGTTGTATATTTTATTTATAAacagacatacgcgcgcgcgcacacacacacacactcacaaacatgttggtgcacacagacagtgcacatgcgtgcatacacacacaatgacagacacatgGGATGAACATATACCACAGACGATACACTTACGCATGCACATAAATGTTGAATATTGGTGTTGATTTATGTGCAAGATGCtgaatgttggtgttgatgttgcatTTTGAATGTTAAGTGATGATGTCGATTGTTAGTGATGATGTTGACTGTCAGTGTTAATGGTGAATGTTAATGTTCAGTTATGATGTTAATGTTCTTGTGAAGTGTTTATGTTGAATGTGGATGTTCAGTGATGGCGTTGAATGTTGATGTGAAGTGTTGATGCTGAATGTTGATGTTTAGTGATGGTGTTAATGTTGATGTGAAGTTCGGATGCTAAATGTTGATATTCATTGATGGTGTTAAGGTTGATGTGAAGTGTTGATGCTGAATGTTGATATTCATTGATGGTGTTGAATATTGATGTGAAATGTTGATGTTGAATGttggatgtttaactcactccgggtgaatagttatctcccttgcttttccctacagacgacccatttgttagggttaggaaaaaaatcacaaaaaatacaaaacataaagtaactgaatgaaaaccactgtacttgacccactgacccctctcctcaggTTGTGTGtacttccaccccccctccctcttcactgctctcagaagctgaattaCTATCAGTATCTTCTTGTTGGTAGCTTTCCTCACCGCAGacactttattcaacgtcttcatcatcctcgtcgatgtcaaaacttgtatcgcctgcgacggtatttttgatacgtatgcagattagcttgttgtgtggggtcctgaactcgctggctcgctgtggagtgtgttgttacggaaaaATTTGTTATTGTCGAAACAGCTACAGCGTTCCTTCGTCCAgaatgctaccttacgtcaggaacgcttaagcattccatcgtccggagtgagttaatgatggTGTTGAATATTGATGTGaagtgttgatgatgttcagtgatgatgttgaatattgatttgaagtgatgatgctgattGTTGATGTTCATTGATGGTGTTGAGTGTGGATGTGAAGTGTTTATGTTGAATGGTGATGTTCAGTGATGGTGTTGAATGTTGATGtgaagtgttgatgttgatgttttgatGTTGAATgtcgctgttgatgttgatgctgaaagTTGGCGCCAATGTTACCTCCATCTTCTGCTACCTGTCTTTGTCAGGCGACCACTGGGTGGTGGTGTGCAATGGCAAGTACTGGAGTCGAGAGGACAGAGTACGCTTCAAGCATGTGGTCACTGAATAGTAAGTGTCCTTACGTAAAGCTGCTCAGTGAAAACAAACTGGAAGAGCATAAGCAGaactttccttaaaaaaaacacccaaaaaacgacAAAGcaaccaaccccccaacccccccccccccccccccaagccccccagaacacacccaaaaacatggTCTGTACAGAGTCATGGAAGTCTGCtaaagtcttggaaaaaaaaaatgtgggaaccatttccagggctggaaaagtcttggacaTGTGTGAGCactatttccagggctggaaaggtCTTGGAAAAAATGAGATAACCATTTCCAAGGCTGGAGAAGTGtttggaaaatgagagaaccatgtTGTTGGCTGGCAAACTCTTGGACAAAATACGTTTTTGACTTTCTGGTTCTGGAAGAGTCTTGGAATTTTGTTAAAACCCTTTGACCAGtactgttcttctttttcttcttctccattcgtgggctgcaactcccgcgttcacttgtatacatgtacatgagtgggcttttacgtgtatgaccgtttttaccctgccaaatAGGAcctccatactccgtttttgggggtgacCAGTAGTATTCAACAAGGAGTTTAATgcatcgaaaaaaacaaaacaacaagatgTGTTGAAAATTGAATGTTGCTACAGGGATATCCACTAATCTCTGTAGTAAGAGAGAGATCGATGGATATCCCTGTAGTGAGCAGTGAGGCAAACAGATTTTGGGTCCAGTTTCGCTTTGTGTTTTGTATGGAGAATCTTCTGTCTGGTCAGTGAAATAGGAGAGAGTGAGgaatttttttttggtcacatctGTTGGAATcctggttgtattgtgttgtattgtattgtaccatgctgtattgttccatgctgtattgttctgtattgtgttatatttttgtcatagtggatttctctgtgtgaattctggGTGGCTTACCTAGAGAGGAGAGCTTTTTGCTACATTACAGTTCTGCCCCCACCTTTttttgtgcctgcatgtgtgtgtgtttttctatcaaagtggatttttctacagattttgtcCAAGTAGAACCCTTTTGCTgtcctgggttcttttacttgaGCTAGATGTATACTgcaacaggacctcagtttatcatctcatctttaTGACTAGCATGCAGACCACTACttagggtctagtggaggggtagaaaatattggGAAATGTGGAATTCAAACCTGTGGGATCAGATTCCGTCACTTCCTTGGTGGGTGTGTTacagctaggccatcactccacaataatgCAGTGAGGTGAAGCAGCAGCACTAAATGTGGATGATATGTTTCAGCTACATGcacgtcagtgtgtatgtgtgttaatctTGCTTGCATACCCTAAAACACTCCACGGCGCCAAATGTTTTTgacttcactctctctcagtcgcaTGATACTTAGTTCATGTCGAAACAACATAGTGAACTTGATCACTTTCAACTCGGTCAAAGAAGGAAAGTTAGTGTCTAATGGCACAGGGAAGTTGGCTGCAGCTGTGAAGCTTTtttttacaatgtgaaaaatggccTGTTTAACAGACGCTGCATTGTCTACTGAAGTCGTCTGTGGCGGTGAACCGTCCAGTTGACGAAAGTCGCAGCAaaagagttgattttttttcatgcGCTTTACAAAGTGTTGCGCCTTATGCATAGTAAATATGAGATTACTTTTAGAATACTGGAAGGGAGGTGCGCCTTGAAATACTACACACCTAGTCTGTAAAATAGGGTATATGTTGGTGTGTTTCAGTTACCTGCACGTTAGCGGCAACTCCTACGGGCGGCCCATTCATGGGCAGAAGGAGGTCAGCGGCTACCCCTCACCCAGTGAGATGAACTACTGGCAGGCAGCCGAGGGCATCTACATCACCCCCTCACAGAACAAAGACTCCGGGAGACCTACCTCGCAAGTCCACGATGAGTTTTagtcgcctgtgtgtgtgtctgatgtgtgtgtgtgtcctaaattTATGTGTGGTGTTGTCGCCGTTGAAATGATTCGAATGTGGTGGAATATAAGGACAGAAAATGTTGGTACATGAATGGTGAAGAagtgttttgattgttttttggttgttgttttttcatgtgtgtgaatttttgttagtttgtttgcatttctgtctgtACTGAAGGTCTCTGGAGGTTAAATGTTAATCAAAGGATCTGTGGTTTAGGAAATGtggattttatttctttattattttgttttatttgctgctgctgttctttttgCGCACAGAAAGGTTggcagtatgtttttttttttcttttttcttttttgccctgaCCTCTTTGCTTCACTGCACAAAGCTtctaacatttgttgttgttgttttttttttggtttttccctAACTGGTTTTAACCAAGAACTcatgggtttggtttggttcacAGCTCAGAAATGACCCCGTTCTGCAGTCGGTCGGCTGGGCTTTTTGAGTGTGGAAGACGATTTGATTCGaacactctccccacacccccaccacccaccctctgctgttgttagtccccccccccccccagcaccaccacccccactcccctcatccAGTGAGAGGGATCGGACTTGCAAACTTCTTGactttgtgtgtttgcgttttaAGATTTTTAAAGATGCAAAAATTGAGTGTCTGTAAaggcattgttgtgttgtttgtggaaGACATCCCATCAGCATCACATGCACATTTCTCAACAAactcaccagaattttctcccacctccactaaaccttgatggtggtctggatgctagtcattcggatgagatgaaaatAAGAGTTCCTGTGGGTAGTAGCATGCACCTAACTCATGTAAAAGAAACCCAAGACAACAAGGGAGTTGTCCCCTGGTGAAATTGATACACATACatgttcgtgtgtatgcgcatgacTATTTAtatttgtctctccttctcagtcagatttcatgcagaaaaaaaaagactgttgaaACCAGAAGGTATACTGTGTTAGGTTGATGAGCTATACTGAAAGAATTTTGAAGACAATAAAAAACGCAAGATTCCTGTGTACTTCCCAGACAAGTTCAGAACTGCACacatatttatgtatacatttttcTCTGGTGTTTCAGACATTGTTTGTGTTTGCTCGTATTTTACACCAGCGGAATTTTGAAACGGCACACATATTTATGTTCtgattttttggtggtgtttgtttatattttaGGCCAGCAAAATGTTCAGTGTggaagggtttgttttttgttttgttttttgttttgttttgttgtgccaATAAAGGTACCACTACTGCTGAGTCTCTGTAAGTTATCAGCAGAAATAGTGATCGAAATTATGACAGGAGTAACACaacagaaaccaacaaaaaattgCTGTTTTGTGTCGTCAAACATTTGTATTATTATATTACGGCAATAAGACACTGTGGAGTAATACAATAGGTAATCGCCATATGTGGGAAACATAGTACAATAATTCCTAAACACGTACTGCTGTGTTAAAATATTCCACGTTGTGAAGATTTTCCTTTGTATTCTTCTTGGGACTAGTTCCAGATATTTTACAcataaagaacagaaaagaaaaaaaatctttgaaattTTTGTGCATTCTCATGAAATGATTAATTGAAATGATTAGTTTTCAGgctgaacaaaacacaaaacaatgttCTTGTTTGAGAATGATACAAATGTTGAACCAGACTCGTTATGATGTCATTCGAAAAATACCAGAGGTTTTGTCTGGTTTGAAATATcatcttctttttattcctttGTACACATGTGATTGTTTCCCTTTGACTTCAGAATCTTGCATTCAAGCATGCAGTTCACTGATTTGATGTCTTGTGATTTACAGAACAAGagagctttttgttttcttttcatttgtccttgtttcctttctctctctctctctttctctctctctctctctctcttctgtgtgtgtgtgtgtgtgtgaaacaaagttGACAGATGGCTTGAATTTGGAActgggggagtttttttttttccttcttttgtacGTTTGGATATTAGCAGTGATAACTACCTGTGCAAATGATTTAACATCTGTAGTTTTTAAATAACTTGGAGATGGATTATGTATCTGAAAAGGCACCTTTGGATATTGTTTCAAAAAATGGAGACGGGTcaagtctttttttcccctctcacccATAAGTGAACCCTGTGTATGCTAGTGTGCATCGGTTTTGCGCaaagttggttgttgtttattatcATGTTAACAATTCATTCCACTCTCATCTGAGCTTTGCTTATAA from Babylonia areolata isolate BAREFJ2019XMU chromosome 33, ASM4173473v1, whole genome shotgun sequence encodes the following:
- the LOC143276904 gene encoding stromal cell-derived factor 2-like — translated: MASWLKEACCFIYSLAVFHLFFQCGNASDFEYEYVTCGSSLKILNGYNNVRLHSHDVKYGSGSGQQSVTGVDSSDDHNSYWQVRAKTGASCVRGSPIKCGQTIRLMHLSSRRNLHSHHFQSPLSHNLEVSAFGDDGEGDEGDHWVVVCNGKYWSREDRVRFKHVVTEYYLHVSGNSYGRPIHGQKEVSGYPSPSEMNYWQAAEGIYITPSQNKDSGRPTSQVHDEF